In Streptomyces sp. NBC_01439, the following are encoded in one genomic region:
- a CDS encoding NUDIX domain-containing protein: protein MPENTAGLGRRYASHYADVHLLLRRGDEILMSQRRQQRVFPGMWQIPAGLMEEHEPARAAAAREFAEETSATVDASHLRFVHLMHHVSTGSGSQRIAFFFEANRWHGNIANPEPDKCEGWQWRKTTCLPQPLPPYLSAALQHIAAGTMYSEYAWPDTAGPGSAFHPAGRAQAEPDVSVLE from the coding sequence ATGCCTGAGAACACCGCCGGCTTAGGACGCAGATACGCCTCCCACTACGCCGACGTCCACCTCCTGCTCCGCCGCGGCGACGAAATCCTCATGAGCCAGCGCCGACAACAGCGGGTATTCCCTGGCATGTGGCAGATCCCGGCCGGGCTCATGGAGGAACACGAACCCGCCCGTGCGGCGGCCGCCCGCGAATTCGCCGAGGAAACCAGCGCCACCGTCGACGCCAGCCACCTGCGCTTCGTGCACCTCATGCACCACGTCTCCACTGGCTCCGGTTCCCAAAGGATCGCGTTCTTCTTCGAAGCCAACCGCTGGCACGGCAACATCGCCAACCCCGAGCCGGACAAATGCGAAGGATGGCAGTGGCGCAAAACCACCTGCCTGCCCCAACCGCTTCCGCCCTACCTCTCTGCAGCGCTCCAGCACATCGCCGCCGGCACCATGTACAGCGAGTACGCCTGGCCCGATACCGCCGGCCCGGGCTCAGCCTTTCATCCGGCGGGCCGAGCCCAGGCGGAACCCGATGTGTCCGTACTCGAATAG
- a CDS encoding IS630 family transposase, whose product MSIRAAVAVVLTAAERHRLKKMAYGHKTPHQARQRAAVVLLAARGRGNARIAAETQLHVDTVRTWRGRFAHGGLPALADRKRSGRPARFTPVQVAEAKALACQLPAETGVPLSRWSCPELAAELTARGITDTISASTVRRWLREDALKPWQYRSWIFIRDPDFRAKAQRVLDLYARTFEGVQLGPDEYVVSSDEKTSVQARCRCHPTLAPGRARAMRVNHEYGRGGALAYLAAYDVHRAKVFGRCDLKTGIVPFMTLVQQVMTREPYASAKRVFWIVDNGSSHRGKKAINRLTKAFPNAVMVHTPVHASWTNQIEIFFSIVQRKVVQPSDFTDLSQVRDRLRAFEDRYNATAQPFQWKFTTSDLDDLLARLDRHAPADRQEESSVALAA is encoded by the coding sequence TTGTCCATACGCGCTGCCGTGGCGGTGGTGTTGACCGCCGCCGAGCGCCACCGACTGAAGAAGATGGCTTACGGTCACAAGACTCCACACCAAGCCCGGCAGCGTGCCGCAGTCGTCCTCCTTGCGGCACGTGGCCGGGGTAATGCCAGGATCGCCGCCGAGACCCAGCTGCACGTGGACACGGTCAGGACCTGGCGCGGCCGGTTCGCCCACGGCGGGCTGCCGGCTCTGGCCGACCGCAAGCGCTCCGGGCGCCCCGCACGTTTCACCCCTGTGCAGGTCGCCGAGGCCAAGGCGCTGGCTTGCCAGTTACCCGCCGAGACCGGCGTACCGCTGTCGCGTTGGTCCTGTCCGGAGCTGGCCGCCGAGCTGACCGCGCGAGGTATCACCGACACCATCTCCGCATCCACTGTGCGCCGCTGGCTGCGCGAGGACGCGCTCAAGCCCTGGCAGTACCGGTCCTGGATCTTCATCCGCGACCCGGACTTCCGGGCCAAGGCCCAGCGCGTCCTGGACCTGTACGCCCGTACCTTCGAGGGCGTCCAGCTGGGCCCGGACGAGTACGTCGTCTCCAGCGACGAGAAGACCTCCGTCCAGGCCCGCTGCCGCTGCCATCCGACCCTGGCCCCGGGCCGGGCCCGGGCGATGCGCGTCAACCACGAGTACGGGCGCGGCGGCGCGCTGGCCTACTTGGCCGCCTACGACGTCCACCGCGCAAAGGTCTTCGGTCGCTGCGATCTCAAGACCGGCATCGTGCCCTTCATGACCTTGGTCCAGCAGGTCATGACCCGAGAGCCCTACGCCAGCGCGAAACGCGTCTTCTGGATCGTAGACAACGGCTCCTCCCACCGGGGGAAGAAGGCCATCAACCGTCTGACCAAGGCGTTTCCGAACGCGGTCATGGTCCACACCCCTGTACACGCCTCCTGGACAAACCAGATCGAGATCTTCTTCTCGATCGTCCAGCGCAAGGTCGTCCAACCCAGCGACTTCACGGACCTGAGCCAGGTCCGGGACCGGCTCCGAGCGTTCGAAGACCGCTACAACGCCACGGCACAGCCGTTCCAGTGGAAGTTCACCACCTCCGACCTGGACGATCTGCTGGCCCGGCTCGACCGACACGCACCCGCCGACCGACAAGAAGAATCCTCCGTCGCCCTGGCAGCCTGA
- a CDS encoding GNAT family N-acetyltransferase, with translation MSLTSARLTLRVPEECDIDWITAELQDPEIQRNTTVPSPYARRDAEQFVASTRERGDNTTFVVTITATGGPAGVISLHQRPKHAPSIGYWIGKSVRGQGIATEAVIRICRWGFEDLDLPIITWMARVGNDASRAVALKAGFQMEGILRLRVTSQGRLRDCWPDRSSLKSSPRTPGRGPLHAQGRAGMLPPPHATDLTDEEHDA, from the coding sequence GTGAGCCTCACCAGCGCCCGCCTGACCCTTCGAGTCCCGGAAGAATGCGACATCGACTGGATCACGGCCGAACTCCAGGACCCGGAGATCCAGCGCAACACCACCGTCCCCAGCCCCTATGCACGACGCGACGCCGAGCAGTTCGTGGCCAGCACACGCGAGCGGGGCGACAACACCACGTTCGTCGTCACCATCACCGCCACCGGCGGCCCTGCTGGAGTGATCAGCCTCCATCAGCGCCCCAAGCACGCACCCTCGATCGGATACTGGATCGGCAAGTCCGTCCGCGGCCAGGGCATCGCGACCGAGGCCGTCATCCGGATCTGCCGCTGGGGTTTCGAAGACCTCGATCTCCCGATCATCACGTGGATGGCCCGCGTCGGAAACGACGCCTCCCGCGCCGTCGCCCTCAAGGCCGGATTCCAGATGGAAGGCATCCTCCGCCTGCGCGTCACCTCACAGGGCCGCCTCCGCGACTGCTGGCCGGATCGCTCCTCCCTGAAGAGTTCACCCCGAACGCCAGGTAGAGGACCGCTTCACGCCCAGGGGCGGGCGGGGATGCTGCCGCCCCCACATGCCACCGATTTGACCGACGAGGAGCACGATGCCTGA
- a CDS encoding DUF5655 domain-containing protein, whose protein sequence is MPRLADEEAEVQDLVEAHMEAMLGVRFLASEYSTGPVHGGRIDSLGIDENSAPVIVEYKRSTDAGVINQGLFYLAWLMDHRDAFRRLVRDRLGAQAAARVRWSAPRLICVAGDFTRYDLHAVREHRHSIDLVRYRIFGDEHFGLETVASAGGTRTPARAGRGWGTARGKRAERSDGAMGELAAAVDEVLLGLGEGVTKVENQTYTAYQRLQNFACVCPRKSRLLVYLKASPDEVALVPGFSRDVTGLGHHGTGNLEVRLHTERDLERAQELFRMSYAAA, encoded by the coding sequence ATGCCGCGGCTGGCCGATGAAGAGGCCGAGGTGCAGGACCTCGTTGAGGCCCACATGGAGGCCATGCTCGGGGTACGCTTCCTGGCAAGTGAGTACAGCACCGGGCCGGTACACGGCGGCCGGATCGACTCACTGGGTATCGACGAGAACAGCGCCCCGGTGATTGTTGAGTACAAGCGTTCGACTGATGCGGGTGTGATCAACCAGGGCCTGTTCTACCTGGCCTGGTTGATGGATCACCGGGATGCCTTCCGGCGCCTGGTCCGCGACCGGCTCGGCGCGCAGGCCGCGGCCCGGGTGCGGTGGAGCGCGCCGAGGTTGATCTGCGTGGCTGGCGATTTCACGCGCTACGACCTGCACGCGGTCCGCGAGCACCGGCACTCCATCGACCTGGTGCGCTACCGGATCTTCGGCGACGAGCACTTCGGCCTGGAGACCGTCGCCTCGGCAGGCGGGACCCGTACGCCGGCGCGGGCGGGGCGCGGCTGGGGCACGGCTCGGGGGAAGCGTGCCGAGCGGTCGGACGGGGCGATGGGCGAGCTGGCAGCGGCGGTCGACGAGGTGCTGCTGGGACTCGGCGAGGGCGTCACCAAGGTCGAGAACCAGACCTACACCGCCTACCAGCGGCTGCAGAACTTCGCCTGTGTCTGCCCGCGGAAGAGCAGGCTGCTGGTTTACCTCAAGGCCAGCCCGGACGAGGTCGCGCTCGTCCCCGGGTTCAGCCGGGACGTGACGGGGCTCGGCCACCACGGCACGGGCAACCTGGAGGTACGCCTGCATACCGAGCGCGACCTTGAGCGCGCCCAGGAGCTGTTCCGGATGAGCTATGCCGCAGCGTGA
- a CDS encoding DNA polymerase III subunit beta family protein encodes MDGTAELLSISAFARRVGLAPSALRFYDDCRVLRPAWVDGTTGYRFYSPAQEARAALLRSLREAGLPLAEVTVVLDGPEREGRKVLERHLERMRDQTQTAKAAIAVALRSLSTADIMTEARIGGVELASAVRQVVPAAAADGEHPALGCVLIEIEDGEVRLVATDRYRLSMRVLRPEALDGGPRRLLMHAADLIEFGQWAARVHQVTIQVGPDGARARSTSESRALVTVDDLFPAYREMLSALASPEYRVIVDRLALRDAVNSHADAPHIALSFADDELVVSLANHSNAITLPAVCHEDLPQRIGFDPAVMAPALEASVGPDVLLEISSVDQPVVVRSADQGSFTTLVMPVALNTSS; translated from the coding sequence ATGGATGGCACCGCGGAACTACTGAGCATCAGCGCCTTCGCGCGGCGAGTGGGTCTCGCTCCGAGCGCCTTGCGTTTCTACGACGACTGCCGCGTTCTGCGGCCGGCGTGGGTTGACGGGACGACCGGATACCGCTTCTACAGTCCTGCTCAGGAGGCCCGTGCCGCTCTCCTGCGCAGTCTGCGAGAAGCGGGACTGCCGCTGGCCGAGGTCACCGTGGTGCTCGACGGGCCTGAGCGTGAGGGCCGGAAGGTGCTGGAGCGGCACCTGGAGAGGATGCGGGATCAGACGCAGACAGCCAAGGCTGCCATCGCGGTGGCTCTGCGTTCCCTCTCGACTGCCGACATCATGACGGAAGCGCGAATCGGCGGCGTGGAGTTGGCCAGTGCGGTACGCCAGGTGGTGCCAGCCGCAGCCGCCGACGGGGAACACCCTGCGCTGGGTTGCGTCCTCATCGAGATCGAGGACGGCGAGGTCCGTCTGGTGGCTACCGATCGCTACCGCCTGTCGATGCGCGTCCTGAGGCCGGAGGCACTCGACGGAGGGCCCCGCCGCCTGCTGATGCACGCCGCTGACCTGATCGAGTTCGGGCAATGGGCGGCGCGAGTCCACCAGGTCACTATCCAGGTCGGACCGGACGGGGCCCGAGCACGCAGTACGTCAGAGTCCCGTGCCTTGGTGACGGTCGATGACCTGTTCCCTGCCTACCGCGAGATGCTCTCGGCCCTGGCCTCGCCCGAATACCGCGTGATCGTGGATCGCCTGGCCCTGCGTGACGCGGTCAACAGCCACGCAGACGCTCCACACATCGCTCTGAGCTTCGCCGACGACGAGCTGGTCGTCTCGCTTGCCAATCACTCCAACGCCATCACCCTGCCTGCGGTCTGCCATGAAGACCTGCCCCAGCGGATCGGTTTCGACCCTGCCGTCATGGCTCCCGCTCTGGAGGCCAGTGTCGGGCCCGACGTTCTGCTGGAGATCTCCTCCGTAGACCAACCTGTCGTGGTGCGTTCCGCAGACCAGGGCAGCTTCACCACGCTGGTCATGCCCGTCGCCCTCAACACCTCCAGCTGA